A single Brienomyrus brachyistius isolate T26 chromosome 11, BBRACH_0.4, whole genome shotgun sequence DNA region contains:
- the LOC125751618 gene encoding stereocilin isoform X1 — MVTDSHAALKIQTQLSKEFQTYEWTNFAGDTYLTALAAARLWCTGRVGAVSLEGCRSARRDPWSAKRGVRMLRHGTAVYIALLIVLVAPVAVFGRGNSRAAQTEAALKDLLHAWRKGGGWQPYRERPAAVRARDQQIHSAVKNIVGGLKTLGLLPRGDSSQPELDKALDRNRLSGFLYNISMYLQGVGEAKDNPHPSDQDQFWENVLYSFLQLNKEGLYSTWDGKVAPRPTFKMLDLFLSLRGSPHWDGLLGLVQAIASLSGQQNQRPLLTFFSQNWRMISALLDATLQGLLSGTYGQASAGVQGFICILKGRDDCAFNVGWLQQLTDFLETRNWKPVINLHPAILAGEHHTGSPSAGRFKPFSMLPEAFREDSHPINQTRPNSEDLGSMSSLLLQALSRSSPAEPASRLAEPNPVLLKGLDGLRRGLLHRVGSSVYGNLRKKVSHVTDALLDEVSSLVGVPHPNQHGKCSVGDLRQLILWGIRNNLTWNVQALGFSSQGPPTRPQFRSCPSFQEDGRSSRPLRPAQRPRSIKPHPSKSAGSKRRGSEYLSSAEILEAACNDSIPGLTGVSNFTVFLYCNLFDGNDDGTVAEAGHVGPDLHASCSDAAWYLSAAEEDFFWVHVCSEFFAREFNNTVCANASFWLQRAQQASLTQDYQYLNRTGIDELCVQLSSKTSGGSGPDPDDECLTQLRTRSLSARDFRRCFLPNSSTLVASLCGNDSEPYPHESGWAADYCSRVLHNDSSGPLGQEPCDYEHWGGEHFTNHTLLQLCAGTEGLKEHICLNATLLHPLAAAQPWVLGWCSDLGLEPAGGGEKCFLQRVFDMLPAPYNFDTSRLCASPAPFLLEALYSLSQCEGGRDERVGWLGAVRYVLRVLDFVVGISAGLEEGESDVRQGLSQAILLSSLLDNTSFWGTLRPNASLSVLHTIGLFLRKEQDPSLKEDLLSCFSPVLWDLIQREDNSSALRVLFQEYLQMPRESIRTLVMTAEKEAVKRFLSHMRQSWDQLQVETAQASQKEQQAMETMTSAFIHKFTRVTPDLFVDLSQFIPFMSVSDIMTFPTSLMVNDSVLMAIRDHSSEMKSPQKRAFVKRLLQTKVVEEVPSWPAYFLSSILPLLPYVPVCYFQRLTVQQLSPLVEDLGNSSLDATRGRHVLRTVFSKSKNLTCVDVSRLGTLACYLNPEELHQLLMVSPPLWRQLATCVSEGHASSTGRLAHWLALAVRHLDASSLSPPELSALRGLLPRLGASFLQPFPAPRLLQILSQPGLPSYPPAQAFRILTKLTQEVNLRLGELCRLQPLLKGLSPSVLRALSGPTLGEPSPCRCWNTLLSRLPTPTQRAVLHSILQEALEKISGNTSLRLQCLLPYVPLKMLASALDGPAVLRSIATYRHLPWSPQQAQLLFKKILQTTNITRESLRALGRIASGMSCDWFRLWANESGFLELLFLVTELPGGMTPSLRKCVVEELLKRPRSDLNILPPSFSAGLPVQLLESLSNASFMAVLEHIRRDIGGFLRLPRHKQAALAERAVAILAISQEEDVSGAALDLLGPLMPFLDRDTFGQVEREALRLRLDEMKGYCLPQDTMKEMARILTQRDLLGDPATWTIEEVEHTGRLLFALSPSQIASIPLDVLRPDVVEQVLESQKSWEDSEVGQSCKPLGELVEKRENLVRGIVRRRGRRRKAEPVPGCADIKGTFPSAWTAAQLGRMEEEELANCVEDLAQDDSLSPEQRRALWALLRQSYGPAKSLTRERILELGCLVTEMNERELQDTNLADLGTVIHLGAWRGWTPKKVRAAMMSFLRHSDLKLEELEATELASLGNLLCGLSPTEISRLDPKHLSMATLFLRDLRLPCSEQQMEALLSQLSRPQGFGPISSWGPEIFTEIGNLAVGLPDMVLSALVREQVEGLTPEVIALIPPTKMAVALSSPQLSWLTVEQASAVTEEQWSELGGEQKRALAMALYEGDLPLEHRGRNLAPLARSPDCLTLWLLCLSYLLKNALLLP; from the exons ATGGTGACTGACTCACATGCAGCCCTGAAGATCCAGACACAGCTGAGCAAAGAATTTCAAACCTACGAATGGACCAACTTTGCT GGTGACACGTATCTCACTGCTCTCGCTGCGGCCAGACTCTGGTGCACTGGCAGAGTAGGTGCAGTGAGCCTCGAGGGATGCCGCTCAGCCCGTCGTGACCCGTGGTCGGCAAAGAGAGGTGTCAGGATGCTGAGGCACGGGACGGCCGTGTACATCGCACTCCTCATTGTTCTCGTTGCTCCAGTCGCAGTCTTTGGCAGAG GGAACAGCAGGGCGGCCCAGACAGAAGCGGCGCTGAAGGACCTGCTGCATGCCTGGCGCAAAGGTGGAGGTTGGCAGCCCTACAGGGAAAGGCCTGCGGCAGTCAGGGCTCGGGATCAGCAAATCCACTCCGCGGTGAAGAACATCGTTGGGGGGCTGAAAACACTGGGCCTGCTGCCTCGGGGGGACAGCAGCCAGCCAGAACTGGACAAGGCGTTGGACCGGAACCGGCTCTCGGGTTTTCTGTATAATATCTCCATGTACCTGCAGGGGGTGGGAGAGGCCAAGGACAACCCCCATCCATCAGACCAAGACCAGTTCTGGGAGAATGTGCTCTATTCCTTTCTCCAGCTCAACAAGGAGGGTCTGTACTCTACTTGGGATGGCAAGGTGGCACCCAGACCAACTTTCAAAATGTTAGACCTCTTCCTGTCGCTACGAGGCAGCCCTCACTGGGACGGGCTGCTGGGCCTGGTGCAGGCCATTGCCAGCCTCTCAGGGCAGCAGAACCAAAGACCTTTGCTCACGTTCTTCTCGCAGAACTGGAGGATGATCAGTGCACTGCTGGACGCCACACTGCAGGGGCTGCTCAGTGGCACCTACGGCCAGGCCAGTGCAGGGGTCCAGGGCTTCATTTGCATTCTGAAAGGGCGTGACGACTGCGCCTTCAATGTCGGCTGGCTCCAGCAGCTCACGGACTTCCTGGAGACGCGGAACTGGAAGCCCGTCATCAACCTGCATCCCGCGATACTGGCCGGCGAGCATCACACCGGGTCCCCCTCAGCTGGACGATTTAAGCCCTTCAGCATGCTTCCAGAGGCCTTCCGAGAGGACAGCCACCCAATCAACCAGACGAGGCCCAATTCTGAGGACCTGGGATCGATGAGCTCTCTCCTCCTGCAGGCACTGTCGAGGTCCAGTCCTGCAGAGCCGGCCAGCCGATTGGCTGAGCCGAACCCTGTCCTCCTGAAGGGATTGGATGGTCTGCGACGGGGTCTTCTGCACAGGGTGGGAAGCTCAGTCTATGGTAACCTGCGAAAGAAGGTATCCCATGTGACCGATGCTCTGCTTGATGAAGTCAGCAGTTTGGTGGGTGTACCCCACCCCAACCAGCATGGGAAATGTTCTGTAG GTGACTTAAGACAGCTAATTCTGTG GGGCATCAGGAATAACCTGACCTGGAATGTCCAGGCTTTGGGCTTCAGTTCCCAAGGGCCTCCCACTAGGCCCCAGTTTCGGTCCTGCCCCTCGTTCCAGGAAGATGGAAGATCATCCAGACCGCTGCGTCCGGCTCAAAGGCCTCGGTCCATCAAGCCTCACCCATCGAAGAGCGCAGGCTCGAAGCGGAGGGGCTCTGAGTATCTCTCTTCCGCAGAGATCCTGGAGGCAGCTTGTAACGACTCCATTCCAGGCCTCACTGGAGTCTCCAACTTCACTGTCTTCCTCTACTGCAACCTATTCGACGGAAACGATGACGGCACCGTCGCTGAAGCCGGTCACGTTGGGCCGGACCTGCACGCCTCGTGCTCCGACGCTGCCTGGTACCTCTCTGCTGCGGAGGAGGACTTCTTTTGGGTGCACGTGTGCAGTGAATTTTTCGCCCGCGAGTTCAACAACACTGTCTGCGCCAACGCCTCCTTTTGGCTGCAGCGAGCTCAGCAG GCATCTCTGACCCAAGATTACCAGTACCTCAACCGGACCGGCATCGATGAACTGTGTGTGCAGCTGTCCAGTAAGACCTCAGGAGGCTCAGGCCCAGATCCTGATGATGAATGTCTCACGCAGCTCCGCACTCGCTCCCTCAGTGCTCGGGACTTCAGGAGGTGCTTCCTCCCAAACAGCTCTACCCTCGTCGCGTCTCTCTGCGGGAACGACTCGGAGCCCTACCCCCATGAAAGTGGCTGGGCAGCAGATTACTGCTCCAGAGTTCTCCACAATGATAGCTCCGGCCCCTTGGGGCAGGAACCCTGTGACTACGAGCACTGGGGAGGCGAACACTTCACTAACCACACCCTGCTACAGCTGTGCGCGGGGACAGAGGGATTGAAGGAGCACATTTGCCTCAACGCCACCCTGCTCCATCCATTGGCGGCCGCCCAGCCTTGGGTGCTGGGATGGTGCTCTGACCTGGGGTTGGAACCAGCTGGTGGTGGAGAGAAATGCTTCCTGCAGCGGGTTTTCGATATGCTGCCGGCACCCTACAACTTCGACACCTCCCGGCTGTGTGccagccccgcccccttccTGTTGGAGGCGCTGTACAGCCTGAGTCAGTGCGAGGGGGGGCGGGATGAGCGGGTGGGCTGGCTGGGTGCGGTACGGTATGTGCTAcgtgtgctggactttgtggTGGGCATCTCCGCGGGGCTAGAGGAGGGCGAGAGTGACGTACGACAAGGTTTAAGCCAGGCCATCCTGCTCTCCAGCCTCCTGGACAACACCTCCTTCTGGGGTACCCTCCGGCCCAATGCCTCCCTCAGCGTTCTCCACACCATTGGGCTCTTCCTCAGAAAAGAGCAAGACCCCTCCCTGAAGGAGGACCTGTTGAGCTGCTTCAGT CCTGTTCTGTGGGACCTCATCCAGAGGGAGGACAACTCCTCAGCCCTGAGGGTCCTGTTCCAG GAGTACCTGCAGATGCCGAGAGAGAGCATCCGCACGCTGGTGATGACTGCTGAGAAGGAGGCTGTGAAGAGGTTCCTGTCCCACATGCGGCAGAGCTGGGACCAGCTGCAGGTGGAAACAGCCCAG GCATCCCAGAAGGAACAGCAAGCCATGGAGACGATGACCTCTGCTTTCATTCACAAGTTCACCCGTGTGACTCCTGACCTCTTTGTAGACCTCTCACAGTTCATCCCATTCATGTCTGTTTCCGATATCATGACCTTCCCGACCTCCCTAATGGTCAACGATAGTGT GCTAATGGCTATTCGTGATCACAGCTCTGAGATGAAGTCTCCACAGAAAAGAGCTTTTGTCAAGCGGCTCCTGCAGACCAAAGTTGTGGAGGAGGTCCCGTCCTGGCCGGCGTACTTCCTCAGCTCCATCCTCCCGCTGCTTCCATACGTCCCTGTCTGCTACTTCCAGAGGCTGACAGTGCAGCAG CTCAGTCCCCTGGTGGAGGATCTGGGGAACAGCAGCCTCgatgccaccagggggcgccatgTGCTGCGCACCGTTTTCAGCAAGAGTAAGAACCTGACATGCGTGGATGTGAG CCGGCTCGGGACTCTGGCGTGTTACCTGAACCCTGAAGAGCTACACCAGCTTCTCATGGTCTCACCACCGCTGTGGCGCCAGCTGGCCACGTGTGTGTCGGAGGGACATGCCAGCTCCACGGGccgg CTGGCTCACTGGCTGGCCCTCGCTGTCAGGCATCTCGACGCCAGCAGCCTGTCCCCACCGGAGCTGAGCGCACTGCGCGGCCTGCTGCCTCGTCTGGGAGCCTCCTTCCTCCAGCCCTTTCCCGCCCCCAGACTCCTGCAGATCCTCTCCCAGCCCGGCCTGCCCAGCTACCCCCCGGCCCAG GCTTTCAGGATTTTAACGAAGTTAACTCAGGAAGTAAAT CTCCGGCTGGGTGAACTGTGCAGGCTACAGCCCCTCCTGAAGGGCCTGTCTCCCTCGGTTCTGAGGGCCCTGTCCGGGCCCACGCTTGGGGAACCGTCCCCCTGTCGGTGCTGGAACACTCTCCTGTCCAGGCTGCCGACGCCGACCCAGAGAGCCGTACTGCACAGCATCCTTCAGGAG GCGTTGGAGAAGATCTCGGGAAACACCAGCCTACGACTGCAGTGCCTCCTTCCCTACGTGCCCCTGAAGATGCTGGCTTCAGCGTTAGATGGCCCCGCTGTCCTGAGGTCTATTGCCACCTACAGACACCTGCCCTGGTCTCCCCAGCAG GCTCAGCTCCTTTTCAAGAAGATCCTTCAAACCACAAACATAACAAGAGAGTCTTTAAG GGCCCTGGGCCGTATTGCCAGTGGGATGAGCTGTGATTGGTTCAGGCTCTGGGCCAATGAGTCCGGTTTCTTGGAGTTGCTGTTTCTGGTCACTGAACTGCCAGGAGGGATGACACCATCTTTG AGAAAATGTGTTGTGGAGGAGCTTCTGAAAAGACCAAGGAGTGATTTAAATATCCTGCCCCCATCCTTCTCTGCAGGATTACC AGTGCAGCTGCTTGAGAGCCTGTCTAACGCGTCCTTCATGGCTGTTCTCGAACACATCCGCCGGGACATCGGCGGATTCCTCCGGCTTCCACGCCACAAGCAAGCGGCTTTAGCAGAAAGAGCCGTTGCCATACTG GCCATCTCTCAGGAGGAGGATGTCTCTGGAGCTGCTTTAGACCTCCTGGGTCCACTCATGCCCTTCCTGGACCGGGACACGTTTGGACAAGTGGAGCGGGAGGCTCTGAGGCTGAGGCTGGATGAGATGAAGGGCTACTGCCTGCCCCAGGACACCATGAAGGAGATGGCCAGGATCCTCACCCAGAGAGACCTGCTGGG GGACCCAGCCACTTGGACCATTGAGGAAGTGGAACACACTGGCAGGCTGCTGTTTGCCCTCTCACCTTCTCAGATTGCGTCTATTCCCCTG GATGTGCTGAGACCAGATGTGGTGGAGCAAGTCCTGGAGAGCCAGAAGAGCTGGGAGGACAGCGAGGTGGGCCAGAGCTGCAAGCCTCTGGGGGAGCTAGTCGAGAAGAGAGAGAACCTGGTCCGGGGCATCGTCCGGAGACGGGGCAGGCGGAGGAAAG CAGAACCAGTCCCGGGCTGTGCAGATATCAAGGGCACGTTTCCCTCGGCCTGGACAGCAGCTCAGCTGGGCcggatggaggaggaggagctggcCAACTGTGTGGAGGATCTGGCTCAGGATGATTCCCTCAGTCCCGAACAGCGTCGGGCACTGTGGGCGCTACTCCGCCAG TCCTATGGTCCAGCGAAAAGCCTGACCCGTGAGCGGATCTTGGAGCTTGGCTGTCTGGTGACGGAAATGAACGAAAGGGAACTTCAGGACACCAACCTGGCAGACCTGGGAACAGTAATTCACCTGGGTGCCTGGAGGGGATGGACACCTAAGAAG GTGAGGGCAGCCATGATGAGTTTTCTACGTCATAGTGACctgaagctggaggagctggaagctACAGAGTTGGCGTCTCTTGGGAATCTCCTGTGTGGACTTAGTCCCACGGAAATCAGCCGCTTGGACCCCAAACATCTCAG CATGGCGACCCTGTTCCTGAGAGACCTGCGCCTACCGTGCTCCGAGCAGCAGATGGAAGCTCTGCTTTCTCAGCTCTCACGTCCTCAAGGCTTCGGCCCCATCAGCAGCTGGGGACCTGAGATCTTCACCGAGATTGGAAACCTGGCAG TGGGACTACCTGACATGGTGCTGTCTGCGCTGGTGAGGGAGCAGGTGGAGGGACTGACCCCAGAAGTTATTGCTCTGATCCCACCCACCAAGATGGCG GTGGCGCTCAGCTCTCCCCAGCTCTCCTGGCTGACTGTGGAGCAGGCATCTGCTGTGACTGAGGAGCAGTGGTCTGAGCTGGGGGGCGAGCAGAAACGTGCCCTGGCTATGGCTCTGTATGAAGGGGACCTCCCCCTGGAGCACAGGG GGAGAAACCTGGCACCTCTGGCACGATCTCCTGATTGCCTTACACTATGGCTGTTGTGTTTGTCCTATTTGTTAAAGAACGCGCTACTGTTGCCCTAG